Proteins found in one Arachis stenosperma cultivar V10309 chromosome 8, arast.V10309.gnm1.PFL2, whole genome shotgun sequence genomic segment:
- the LOC130945575 gene encoding uncharacterized protein LOC130945575: MIKTLNPRQNPAKTIEILSRYRPIAPKPETDLSPKIKQSSYLRSLWAQLQARPTRTRKRGRPLPSFKRQKTHILGFCPAATCHLTPPPPPTPRLVTLSLLPCSSNSPSPSPPIGFNVAQKQNIPEEKDLLKQLQGGVVNASSVIAPQAVRAVGSCIKVGSISVSENGILVTKTAEQVEEEVESEALPAVITDSKNRVRMANSAYREMVGQPVCSWLQSVVTGATCTSRICGDVALHLCGSSKVPVSSNGFSCWVRIGWNNQGKKIEVNSFCDVNRLSCQSRDYLFSWRFHTINM, encoded by the coding sequence atgaTTAAGACCTTGAATCCTCGCCAAAATCCGGCGAAAACAATTGAGATCTTGTCAAGGTACAGGCCCATAGCACCAAAGCCCGAAACTGATCTTTCCCCAAAGATCAAGCAATCTTCTTACCTCAGAAGCCTCTGGGCTCAGCTCCAGGCCCGCCCCACCAGGACAAGAAAGAGAGGAAGACCACTCCCTTCTTTCAAGAGACAGAAAACTCACATCTTAGGATTTTGTCCCGCCGCCACATGCCACCTcactcctcctcctcctcccacTCCAAGATTAGTGACACTTTCACTTCTTCCATGTTCTTCtaattctccttctccttccccTCCCATTGGTTTCAACGTGGCACAGAAGCAGAACATTCCAGAAGAGAAGGATCTTTTGAAGCAGTTGCAAGGAGGAGTAGTCAATGCGAGTAGCGTGATAGCGCCGCAGGCAGTTCGAGCAGTTGGATCATGCATAAAAGTGGGGTCCATATCGGTTAGCGAAAACGGAATTCTTGTTACGAAAACAGCAGAGCAAGTGGAGGAAGAGGTTGAGTCAGAGGCATTGCCAGCTGTCATAACAGACTCCAAGAACAGAGTGAGGATGGCTAACTCTGCCTACAGGGAGATGGTGGGTCAGCCCGTTTGTTCTTGGCTCCAGTCCGTGGTCACAGGAGCCACGTGCACCAGTAGGATCTGTGGTGACGTGGCGCTTCATCTTTGTGGTTCATCAAAGGTGCCTGTTTCGTCCAACGGATTCTCATGCTGGGTGAGGATCGGGTGGAACAATCAAGGGAAGAAGATTGAAGTCAATTCTTTCTGTGATGTTAACAGATTATCGTGCCAATCCAGGGACTATCTTTTCAGCTGGAGATTCCACACAATCAACATGTAG
- the LOC130945574 gene encoding heptahelical transmembrane protein 4-like — translation MTRGNKMIGGAYEGLVSSPKMIYGEVIEPSKEKKGVLALWRRLKYQLVEYNSLPTYLRDNEYILGYYRSEWPLKQIFLSIFAIHNETLNVWTHLIGFFLFLFLTIYTAMKAPMVDLNSINLHEMMGKSDLNKIRLELLDCLPKLPNMPDLLKLKHELSASLYPLDFLGSGWNAMQVLSNCLPEQYSFVSSYSYDIFNAMKGDMVSMEPITRWPFYAFLGGAMFCLLASSTCHLLSCHSQRLSYIMLRIDYAGIAALIATSFYPTVYYSFMCNPFFCYLYLGFITVMGIATIIFSLLPFFQKSEFRKYRATLFFLMGFSGIAPIMHKVIIHKHQPEALQTTSYEILMGVLYGLGALIYATRIPERWMPGKFDIAGHSHQIFHVLVVAGAYTHYLDGLVYLRWRDSQGC, via the exons ATGACACGTGGAAACA AGATGATAGGTGGTGCATATGAAGGGTTGGTTTCTTCCCCTAAAATGATTTATGGAGAAGTAATAGAACCTTCAAAGGAAAAGAAGGGAGTGTTGGCACTTTGGAGAAGATTAAAATATCAGCTTGTAGAATACAATTCACTGCCAACTTACTTAAGGGACAATGAATACATCTTGGGTTATTATAGATCAGAGTGGCCATTGAAACAGATTTTCCTTAGCATTTTCGCTATTCATAATGAGACACTTAACGTTTGGAC GCATTTGATTGGATTCTTCCTTTTCCTGTTTCTAACCATTTACACTGCCATGAAAGCTCCAATGGTTGATTTAAATTCCATAAACTTGCATGAGATGATGGGAAAATCTGATTTGAACAAGATTCGTCTAGAGCTTTTGGATTGCTTGCCAAAATTACCTAATATGCCTGATCTCCTTAAACTCAAACATGAATTGAGTGCATCTCTCTATCCATTGGACTTCTTAGGATCAGGTTGGAATGCCATGCAAGTTCTCTCCAATTGTTTGCCTGAGCAGTATTCCTTTGTAAGTTCCTATTCCTATGACATTTTT AATGCAATGAAAGGCGACATGGTATCAATGGAACCGATAACAAGGTGGCCATTCTATGCATTCTTAGGAGGGGCAATGTTCTGCTTGCTAGCAAGCAGCACATGCCACCTTCTTTCTTGCCACTCACAGCGCCTTTCTTACATCATGCTGAGGATCGACTATGCCGGCATTGCAGCACTTATTGCAACCTCATTCTACCCTACAGTCTACTACTCATTCATGTGCAACCCATTCTTCTGCTACCTGTACCTGGGATTCATAACAGTAATGGGCATAGCCACCattattttctctcttctcccATTCTTCCAGAAATCGGAGTTCAGGAAGTACCGTGCCACCCTCTTCTTCTTGATGGGGTTTTCAGGGATAGCACCAATAATGCACAAGGTGATAATCCACAAGCATCAACCAGAGGCATTGCAAACGACAAGCTATGAGATATTAATGGGAGTTCTTTATGGTTTGGGAGCTCTAATATACGCAACAAGAATACCAGAAAGGTGGATGCCAGGGAAGTTTGACATTGCTGGCCACAGTCACCAAATATTCCATGTATTGGTTGTGGCAGGAGCTTACACACACTATCTTGATGGCTTAGTTTACCTCAGATGGAGAGATTCCCAAGGCTGTTAG
- the LOC130945576 gene encoding uncharacterized protein LOC130945576 — protein sequence MLGLLETKKASLAKSDVVQLWANDAVSWEFVGAEEASGGLLLMWDEMVFKMDNCYKGDRCLCVKDVLVKNNLCCAFCLVYGAHAREEKLLVWEELSFLSRLCQAPLCYLGDFNEVTQVEDRKGATALLLYATEFKSWIQDIELVNLALTDHKFTWFRGQLCSHIDQVLVSLEWLEEFPKTILKGGPRGLSDHYPLIIDVTRVRRGPRPFRSLNS from the coding sequence ATGCTAGGATTGTTAGAAACAAAGAAAGCGAGTTTGGCTAAATCTGATGTTGTGCAACTTTGGGCAAATGATGCAGTTAGTTGGGAGTTTGTAGGGGCGGAAGAGGCGTCAGGAGGCCTGCTGTTGATGTGGGATGAAATGGTTTTTAAGATGGATAATTGTTATAAAGGAGATAGATGCTTATGTGTGAAGGATGTGCtggtaaaaaataatttatgttgTGCGTTCTGTCTGGTATATGGTGCGCATgcaagagaagaaaagctgctTGTGTGGGAAGAGTTGAGTTTCTTGTCTAGGCTTTGTCAAGCACCGCTGTGCTATCTGGGGGATTTTAATGAGGTTACGCAAGTGGAAGATAGAAAAGGAGCAACTGCTTTGTTGTTGTATGCAACCGAGTTCAAATCATGGATTCAGGATATAGAGTTAGTGAACCTTGCATTGACTGATCATAAGTTCACTTGGTTCAGGGGCCAGTTGTGTAGTCATATTGATCAGGTCCTTGTTAGTTTGGAGTGGTTAGAAGAGTTTCCTAAAACTATACTGAAAGGAGGACCTAGAGGTTTGTCAGACCATTATCCTCTGATTATAGATGTCACAAGGGTGAGAAGGGGGCCGAGACCGTTTCGAAGCCTGAATTCTTAG